One Vigna unguiculata cultivar IT97K-499-35 chromosome 11, ASM411807v1, whole genome shotgun sequence DNA window includes the following coding sequences:
- the LOC114169583 gene encoding protein transport protein Sec61 subunit alpha-like codes for MGGGFRVLHLVRPFLSFLPEVQTADRKVPFREKVIYTVIALFIFLVCSQLPLYGIHSTTGADPFYWMRVILASNRGTVMELGITPIVTSGLVMQLLAGSKIIEVDNNVREDRALLNGAQKLLGILIAVGEAVAYVLSGMYGSVGQLGVGNAILIILQLCFAGIIVICLDELLQKGYGLGSGISLFIATNICENIIWKAFSPTTINSGRGAEFEGAVIALFHLLITRTDKVRALREAFYRQNLPNVTNLLATVLIFLIVIYFQGFRVVLPVRSKNARGQQGSYPIKLFYTSNMPIILQSALVSNLYFISQLLHRKYSGNFIVDLLGKWKESEYGGGQSVPVGGIAYYITAPSSLADMAANPFHALFYLVFMLSACALFSKTWIEVSGSSARDVAKQLKEQQMVMPGHRESNLQKELNRYIPTAAAFGGICIGALTVLADFMGAIGSGTGILLAVTIIYQYFETFEKEKASELGFFGF; via the exons ATGGGAGGTGGATTTAGAGTTCTTCACCTAGTTAGACCGTTTCTCTCATTTCTTCCGGAAGTTCAGACTGCTGACAGGAAAGTGCCATTTAGAGAGAAGGTCATATATACTGTGATTGCTCTGTTCATCTTCCTTGTTTGCAGTCAGCTCCCTCTGTATGGAATTCACTCTACAACTGGAGCAGATCCATTCTATTGGATGCGTGTTATCCTTGCTTCAAACCGTGGAACTGTTATGGAGCTAGGAATAACTCCCATTGTGACTTCTGGGCTAGTAATGCAACTCTTGGCTGGGTCCAAGATAATAGAAGTCGACAACAATGTGCGGGAGGATCGTGCTCTCTT AAATGGTGCACAGAAGCTACTTGGCATCTTGATTGCTGTTGGTGAGGCAGTTGCATATGTTCTTTCTGGGATGTATGGTAGTGTGGGCCAACTTGGAGTGGGAAATGCAATCCTCATTATCCTCCAGCTCTGTTTTGCCGGTATTATTGTGATATGTTTAGATGAGCTCCTTCAGAAAGGGTATGGTTTGGGATCTGGAATTTCTCTATTCATTGCCACCAACATATG TGAAAACATCATATGGAAAGCATTTAGTCCCACCACCATTAATAGTGGACGGGGAGCTGAATTTGAGGGTGCTGTCATAGCTCTATTCCATTTGTTGATAACTAGAACGGATAAGGTTCGAGCCCTTCGAGAAGCATTTTACCGGCAAAACCTTCCCAATGTGACAAATCTGCTTGCTACTGTCTTGATCTTCCTAATTGTGATATACTTCCAAGGTTTCCGTGTGGTTTTGCCCGTGAGATCAAAGAATGCCCGTGGGCAGCAGGGTTCTTATCCAATCAAGCTTTTTTATACCTCCAACATGCCCATTATTCTTCAGTCTGCCCTTGTGTCCAATCTCTACTTCATTTCTCAG CTTCTACACCGAAAGTATAGTGGAAACTTCATTGTTGATCTATTGGGCAAATGGAAGGAGTCTGAATATGGAGGTGGTCAATCTGTTCCTGTTGGTGGTATTGCATACTACATCACTGCACCTTCCAG CTTAGCTGACATGGCAGCAAATCCTTTCCATGCATTGTTCTACCTTGTGTTTATGTTGTCAGCATGTGCCTTGTTCTCTAAAACTTGGATTGAAGTCTCTGGTTCATCTGCTAGAGATGTTGCAAAGCAGCTGAAG GAGCAACAAATGGTAATGCCTGGACATAGGGAGTCAAATCTGCAGAAAGAACTGAACCGATACATTCCCACTGCTGCAGCATTTGGAGGCATATGTATTGGTGCCCTGACTGTGTTGGCGGATTTCATGGGGGCAATCGGTTCAGGGACTGGAATATTGCTTGCAGTAACAATCATATACCAGTACTTCGAGACATTTGAGAAGGAGAAAGCTAGTGAGCTTGGCTTCTTTGGTTTCTAA
- the LOC114170030 gene encoding cytochrome P450 72A15-like — MEVDAAMMFVGFLVAFVIIFLTKALSWVWLEPKRAERFLRRQGIKGNPYKLFFGDIKEINTMQHQAQSKPIHIDDDAATRLVPFQNQLVKVSGKNSFFWYGPKITVHIMEPEAIKEVLNMINDFPKPTLTPLAKFLITGLVDLEGDKWSKHRKIINPAFNLVKLKLVLPAMYDSCNQMMKEWKMLVSETGSCMVDVWPFLNNLTADVISRTAFGSNYEEGKIVFQLLKEQTQLTAKVFRSIYIPGWRFLPTTLNRRMKKIDNEIGNVLRGIIQKKEGIMKTNEASNDNLLGLLLESNQKEIEDQGLKKDFGMNTNDVINECKLFYFAGQETTSVLLNWTMVLLSRFPNWQTLAREEVMEIFGTKEPDYDGLSRLKVVTMILYEVLRLYPPITALTRILKKKTKVGNMTLPAGALATIPVVLVHRDSELWGNDAKEFKPERFSEGISKATNGKVSFIPFGWGPRICIGQNFALLEAKMALSLILQNFKFELSSSYVHAPNTVITAQPQFGTHLNLQKL, encoded by the exons ATGGAAGTTGATGCAGCAATGATGTTTGTTGGATTTTTGGTTGCATTTGTTATCATATTCTTAACAAAAGCACTGAGTTGGGTGTGGTTGGAACCCAAAAGGGCAGAGAGATTCCTCAGACGACAAGGCATAAAGGGTAACCCATACAAGCTTTTCTTCGGAGACATAAAAGAAATCAACACGATGCAGCATCAAGCGCAATCTAAACCCATACACATCGACGATGATGCTGCAACTCGCCTAGTTCCGTTTCAAAATCAATTGGTCAAAGTTTCTG gtaagaattcatttttttggTATGGCCCTAAGATTACTGTGCATATTATGGAGCCTGAAGCAATAAAAGAGGTTCTGAACATGATAAATGATTTTCCAAAGCCAACCCTTACTCCACTTGCAAAGTTCCTGATAACTGGACTTGTAGATCTTGAGGGAGACAAATGGTCAAAGCACAGAAAGATCATCAACCCTGCATTTAATCTCGTCAAGCTcaag CTTGTATTGCCTGCCATGTATGATAGTTGTAAccagatgatgaaggaatggaaGATGTTAGTGAGCGAAACAGGATCATGCATGGTAGATGTGTGGCCATTCTTAAACAACTTGACAGCTGATGTGATTTCTCGTACAGCTTTCGGAAGTAACTATGAAGAAGGAAAAATAGTATTTCAACTCCTAAAAGAACAAACTCAACTTACAGCCAAGGTCTTTCGATCTATTTATATTCCAGGGTGGag GTTTCTACCAACTACATTAAACAGGAGGATGAAGAAGATTGATAACGAAATTGGAAATGTACTTCGTGGAATTATCCAAAAGAAAGAGGGTATTATGAAAACAAACGAAGCTTCCAATGATAACCTTTTAGGGCTACTATTGGAATCCAATCAAAAAGAGATTGAAGATCAAGGACTTAAGAAAGACTTTGGAATGAACACCAATGATGTAATTAACGAGtgtaagttattttattttgctgGACAAGAAACAACATCGGTGCTACTAAATTGGACAATGGTGTTGTTGAGTAGGTTTCCCAATTGGCAAACACTAGCAAGAGAAGAAGTCATGGAAATTTTTGGCACAAAAGAACCAGACTATGATGGATTAAGTCGTCTAAAAGTT GTCACAATGATTTTGTATGAGGTTCTAAGATTATACCCACCAATTACTGCTCTTACAAGAATCCTAAAGAAGAAAACTAAAGTTGGAAACATGACTTTACCAGCAGGAGCACTAGCTACTATTCCAGTTGTGTTGGTACATCGTGATTCTGAATTATGGGGCAATGATGCAAAAGAGTTCAAACCAGAAAGATTCTCCGAAGGAATCTCAAAAGCAACAAATGGTAAAGTTTCGTTTATCCCATTTGGATGGGGTCCTCGAATATGCATTGGCCAAAACTTTGCTTTGCTTGAAGCCAAAATGGCATTGTCCCTCATTCTGCAAAACTTCAAGTTCGAGCTATCTTCTTCATATGTTCATGCTCCAAATACAGTCATAACTGCTCAACCTCAATTCGGCACGCACCTTAATTTACAAAAGTTATAG